In Anopheles gambiae chromosome 2, idAnoGambNW_F1_1, whole genome shotgun sequence, a single window of DNA contains:
- the LOC1269694 gene encoding homeobox protein PKNOX2, which produces MQENSVTAVPVSAVTASGLGTIGTTGPGSAGVVGSAVNSTSGSSNGSSSGGTTGTSTSNNGPGSGPITTASTGPASGSTLSPHGLSDIDQAQFEADKRAVYKHPLFSLLALLLEKCEQATQGYIPSSSSASSPNGSSNHGTSDGDSFSRDIQAFVQLLEKEKRPLLTNNSELDGLMIKALQVLRIHLLELEKVQELCRDFCTRYIACLRSKMQSENLLRSDYALEHNNNLSNSNSPINSPEQDLSGSAQGYYQSADYLQGSDTSEYSNMQAKGSALSGGPVTPLLPHPVLQQQQPPQQSLHHPHQQVPPAAIDSPNSATVLESSVLPQDMSHSPSALAVGMPGLAGLPPLHDGPGAGAMFPTDLTAAAAAAAMAFQQQQQHHQQQQQYHLPLHPSAGPMSLGTAVGGCPPAIALTSPLDMYAGQLSPCGSSDELDSELDSPGDGDSGSGKRHKRGILPKHATSVMRAWLFQHLVHPYPTEDEKRAIAAQTNLTLLQVNNWFINARRRILLPMLENASDNSGE; this is translated from the exons GGTGACGGCATCCGGACTGGGCACGATCGGCACCACCGGCCCCGGAAGTGCCGGCGTGGTCGGAAGCGCAGTCAACAGCaccagtggcagcagcaatggaagcagcagcggcggcactaccggcaccagcaccagcaacaacggTCCTGGCAGTGGGCCAATCACCACCGCATCGACAGGCCCGGCCAGCGGCTCGACCCTCTCACCGCACGGCCTCAGCGACATCGATCAGGCACAGTTCGAGGCGGACAAGCGGGCAGTCTACAA ACATCCTCTGTTTTCGCTGCTGGCACTGCTGCTGGAAAAGTGTGAACAGGCCACGCAAGGCTACATTCCTTCCTCGTCTTCCGCGTCCAGTCCAAACGGGTCGTCGAACCATGGCACCAGCGATGGGGACAGTTTCTCCCGAGATATTCAG GCCTTTGTACAGCTGCTGGAGAAGGAAAAGCGCCCCCTGCTGACGAACAACAGCGAGCTGGACGGACTGATGATAAAGGCGCTGCAGGTGCTGCGAATACACCTGCTCGAGCTGGAGAAGGTGCAGGAGCTGTGCCGGGACTTTTGCACGCGCTACATCGCCTGCCTGCGCAGCAAGATGCAGTCGGAGAACCTGCTGCGGTCGGACTACGCGCtcgagcacaacaacaacctgtCCAACTCCAACAGTCCCATCAACAGTCCCGAGCAG GATCTTTCCGGGAGTGCCCAAGGCTATTACCAGAGCGCCGACTACCTGCAGGGAAGTGACACTAGCGAGTACAGCAACATGCAAG CCAAGGGAAGTGCATTGAGCGGTGGTCCCGTTACGCCCCTGCTACCCCACccggtgctgcagcagcagcagcctccgCAGCAATCGCTTCACCACCCTCACCAGCAAGTGCCGCCAGCAGCAATCGATTCACCGAACAGTGCCACCGTCCTGGAAAGCTCGGTTCTGCCCCAAGACATGTCGCACAGTCCAAGCGCACTCGCCGTTGGAATGCCTGGACTTGCCGGACTGCCTCCGCTGCATGATGGGCCTGGAGCCGGAGCGATGTTTCCCACTGACcttacagcagcagcggcagccgcCGCCATGGCattccaacagcagcagcaacaccatcaacagcagcagcagtaccatcTGCCCCTCCATCCGAGCGCGGGTCCGATGTCGCTCGGCACTGCTGTTGGTGGTTGTCCGCCGGCAATAGCGCTTACCTCACCGCTTGACATGTACGCCGGGCAGCTGTCGCCGTGCGGGAGCTCCGATGAGCTCGACTCCGAGCTTGACTCGCCAGGGGACGGGGATTCGGGCTCGGGCAAGCGGCACAAGCGGGGCATCCTGCCCAAGCACGCCACGAGCGTGATGCGCGCCTGGTTGTTTCAGCATCTAGTC CATCCCTATCCTACTGAGGACGAGAAGCGTGCGATAGCGGCACAAACGAATCTCACGTTGCTTCAG GTAAACAATTGGTTCATTAATGCCCGGCGACGTATCTTGCTGCCAATGTTAGAAAATGCCTCCGACAACTCGGGAGAGTAA